In Spirosoma pollinicola, the genomic window GAAGGGCAACACATCTTTCCCCCAGCTTTCGTTTAACAACCGATTGGCAATAGCGGTGTAAAATGTAGACAGCGCAAAGAACGCAATCAACGTATCGCCGTAGTACCAAAGCACCAGCAACAACAGGGGTAGTGTAAACAGGCAATGGGTAGCGAGGGAAAGGCCATTCGGCAGAAACTGATTAACGCCGAAAGCCAGAAAACCTGTCAGGGTCACGACAAACGCATTATCAATTCCATTACGGTACAGCAGTCGGCGGTTGATAAGAAAATGGCCAATAATCCCAACGCCGATGCCAAAAGCAACATTAAACAGACCATAGGCCGTTGCGCTGTCGAATACATCAGATAAGATACTGGCGGGCAGCAGGTAACAAGCCAGAATAGCAACGGTTGTAAATAAAAATAAGCCGATTTCCAGGAAACTGTTTGTCCGGCGAAACTCTACCGGATAAGCTTTTCGGATGGTATTGATCTGATCGTCGGATACAAGCCCCTGCCGATGCCAGCGTTCTGCCTGCATGAGAATTTCGCGGTTGTATATCCATTGTTCGTTATACGCTCTCATTCGTTCGGTTGCCTTTAGGTAATTGGCTCATCAGGTAGTAGACTAATGCAATACCGGTCAGAATAAAATACCAGTAATAGGCATCGTCGCTCTGTGGACGCACATAATGAAAAAATAAGTAAGTAACGCCGATGTAGCCGTAAACGGTACTCATCAAGAGGAATAGAAATGATCCATCGGCAATATCTACCCGCTGAAATTTTCGGTCACGTCGGGCATACTGATCGAACGCGACACAGGTCACGGCCAGGGCCAGCGCATACAGTAATCGAGATTCGCCGAAGTTGAACAAACCGCCCAACAGAGCCACCAAAAGCAGGTTTCCGGCAATGGTGAGGTAGGTATAGGTGAAGTGAGGTTTAATGTGCTTTCGCTCCAGCCCGATGGCCACAGCGATCAACAAAAGGCCAAGCCCAATGGCCGACAATACCGTTCCCTGATTGAAAAAGTTGGTTTTAAAATACAGATCAAGCGGCCTTACCGTAACGCCCACCCACGAAATCAGGGCGGTAAGCGCCATACTCAACACCCCCCGATGGTCAAAGCGGTAGGCCAGTGGCAAAAACAGCAACGCGGGCAGCAAGGTCACAAGGCCATAGCGGTTGCCAAAGACGTTGTAGGCATATTGTGCGTATCCTTCGAGCGTTAAGAACAGCAGACAAGCCAGAATGAGCGCATAATCACCGAAGGTAGAGCGGCTTTTGGTTTGGGCGGGCGTCCATTCTGGACGATATTTCCAGGCGAAGTAGAAGCTGCCGATACAGGCAACCGCAATAGCCGTCAATAAAGCTCCCTGACCAATTTTGTCGAAGTTATCATAGATCAACAGCCCAAGCCCCGAGCTCAGTAGCAGAATGCCAATGTAGAGCATTGAGCGTAATTCCCAATGCAGCGAAAAGGGCTTTATTCGTTCTATTTCGGCTATTTCAGCCTGTTGCTTCGGTGGCAAAACCCCTTGTTTACTCAACTCATTCAGAACTTCGGCCGGGGACATAAATGATTGTTTTTGTGTTATAGTATTATGGGTAAAAACCCTCGTTACTGCATGATTGGACGTCAGAAAGTTATCCTTACTCCCCGTTATTACCTCGACAATTTCCGCTATGTGCTGGACTTTGTCAAACGGCTATACGGCAATTTGTTAAACGATGCCGAACGGGATTTTATACAGCGGTTCGACGCCTTAAGCGTCGATGCCCAATGCCTGTATGTCCGGTTCAGCAACCGCAAAGGACTATTTTTTCGCGTCAACAAGCTACAGTATAACGAAATTACTGACTTACCGGCAGCCGTTGGTGAGCTAATTTTGGCTGGCTTTGTCGAACGGCTCTCGGCACACCACGAAATTATGGGCGAGTCGGCACTGGGTATTTTCACAAAACCCGAACTACTGAATCTGCTTCCTCTCGAACCGGAAGAGAATCGTTTGCTGGTCAAAGAAAAGAAGGAAAGCGTTGTTCGGTATGCACTCCACGAGCTTGACTTCGCCGAAATTGTTATCAGTTTGACTACCCACGAAACGGTGGTCAGGATGAATTTTGAGGCTGAGGGCATGATGGTGAAGTATCTGTTTTTTGGCAATCGGGGAAGCAGCATGACCGAATTTGTGGTGCGGGACCTGGGCATGATCAACTTCGAGCGGTATGACGAAAGTAAGTTTACGGCCCGTTTTCGCACCCGGAAAGAGGTAGAAGACAAGTTGCTGATCTCGCTGACCAACGAGGAATTCTACGATCTGAAGGAAACCGAAACACCCGCCGACGATATTTACAACTGGTTTTTGAACTGGAACGAAACCCGCCCCGAATTAACCGAAATTGCTATTCCGGGTTATCAGAAACTGGTATGCCGCGTGGGCGCTTTTCTGGAACGCCAAAAACTACCCGATCAGGCGCTGGCTGTTTATGAACTCTCCGATCGGGTTCCGGCAAGGGAACGGCGCGTTCGGCTACTGTTCAAAAACGGCTCGATAGAGGAAGCCCTCGCCCTTTGCGACGAAATTGCGGTTAACCCGCTCAACGCCGAAGAGCGGTATTTTGCCAATGATTTCCGAGAGAAGATTCTGGGTCTGAGCGAGAAGAAACGCACGCGCAAAGCAACCACGCGTTTTTTGTCGGATGCAGAAAGCGTCAACATTCCGGCGGCATACCGCCACCACGTCGAAGCGGGGGTCATGAATTACTATCTAGAGAATGATTTCGACGCGGCCTTCACCGAAAATTACCCCTGGCGCGGTTTGTTCGGGCTGGCTTTCTGGGATATTATCTACGATGCCAATGTGTCGGCCATTCACCACCCGCTGCAACGCGCCCCGTCTGATTTTTACCTGCCCGATTTTTACCAGAAACGAGAGGATTTACTAAAAAAGCGCCTTACTGAACTCGACACCAAAGACGATTGGCGACGACATACGGGCCGGATGTTCAACGCCAAATATGGCATCACCAACGTGCTGGTCGACTGGTCGGATGAGTTGTTAAGGTTAGTACAGCAAATGATCGAGTTGCTTGATGTTGAGCAACTACGCCTGATTCTGCTCGAAATGGCCCGCAACGTTCGCGAACACACACGCGGTTTTCCCGATTTGCTGGTCTGGAACGAGCAGGGCGAGTATGATTTTGTAGAGGTCAAATCGCCCACCGATCACCTCGGGCCACAGCAGCTTCACTGGCTGGAGTTTTTCCAGACCATCGGCGTGCGGGGGAAAGTTGTTCGGATTATTTGGGAGTTATAGAACCCGCCCCACTCGCAGAAAGATTGGAAACTGAACCTCACGTTCACCATCACCCCAAAGCGGCTGTAGCTCCTCTCCCAACCCGATAATGGGGTCTTCCTCGTTTTCATAAATATATTGCCGTACTGCCGACCACGTACGCAGGTAATTCAGGAATCGCTCTACTGTCCACGTTCGGCAGGCGGTAAACGTAGCGTGTTGCGCATCGGCAAATGGGAAAGGCAACGTTGCATAGCGGTTATCAATGTGCATTCGTTGTGGGTCCCAATACGGGCCGATTCTATTTCGGTAGAAATCCAGCATGACACCATCCAGGTCTTGCCCTGCCTGCACCAGTCCGTATCCCCACTCGGCGATTGTGGCGCCGGGCTTGGCCACGCGCCGAACTTCCTGATGAAAGGCATTCACGTCGAACCAGTGTAGTGCCTGCGCTACGGTGATCAGATCGAAGGTTTGGCTGGCAAAGGGAGTTTGTTCGGCCTGGCTGGTCTGGTAATGAATAGTTGCTTTTTTGACAGCCAGAATGAGCTGTGTCTCGCTGATGTCGGTTGCGTCGACCCGATCAAAAATATCGGCTAATGCACTGGCTACCTGTCCGTTTCCGGTGGCACAATCCCAGGCCGTTTGCCGGTTAGATGTAACACTCAGGATAAAATCATATAATTCGGCGGGGTAGTCGATTCGGTACTGGGCGTATAGATCGGCATGACCCGAAAAGCGATCGAGAGGCTGCATATTTTTTTATTTTCGGCAATTTTAAACGTTTTTCGAGAACAACTGTCAAACAAGTGGTTTAATAGGAAAAACCGAAGCCAAAATTGGGTTATCATCGTAAACCCTCTATTTTTGCGCGGTTGCCCTTACTCAATTCATTTGTTTATTTATTGTTTACCCGATTCTCATGAAAAAAATATTTGGCCTTCTCATCGCTTCGGCTTCGCTGGCCGTAGCCTCTATTGACGCTCATGCGCAGGCGCCATCCGATATTCCAGCGGAGATGAATACCCTGATGACGAAATACACCTGTATTGCCTGTCATCGCCCAAATCAACGGTTAGTGGGTCCTGCCTATGCAGATGTAGCCAAAAAGAAATATTCCACAGAGGAAATCGTCAACCTTATTTATAACCCGATTCCAGCACATTGGCCGGGTTATCCACCAATGGCACCCATGAAACAAGTGCCAAAGGAAGACGCGGTGAAATTGGCTACCTGGATCAACTCGCTCGATGGCAGCCCGGCGAAAAAAGCGGGTTCCGGAAAAGGAAAAAGCAAGAGCAAAAAAGCATAAACACAAAAACACCGGACAGCATCCGGTGTTTTTTTTTACTTAACCTAACCTATGATAAAAAAAGATTGTTACTGGCTGACGATTAGCTTCTTATCAGCCCGTTTATCAAATTTTTTCTGGGTTGGTGGATTTACCAGAGCAATCTGACTTTGGACAATAACAGGCTGCTTGATCGCAAATTCCTGTGTAAAATTCTCCTTGTGTTTTTTAAGTACCACCGTGTAGTTTCCTTCCGGTAATGGAGTCAGGTCAAAACTCCGACGGTATTGCGTGATGCTCTCCGATTCGTCATAGAAAACATTGCCTTCCTGATCCTTGATCATCACTTGAACTGCCCCTCCAGTTGGGTTATTAAAAATAACTTTGATGGTGGATGGACGAGTTGACAGTGGAAAGACGACAGCTTCAAAGCCAGATGACAATTCGGCTGGAGTCTGTTGCGAGGTAACGGTCTGCGCCTTGCCTACAGCAGAAGATAATAGAGAAATAGCTAGCACGAATAAAGTGCCGTAGCCTGGAAATAAGCGATTTGCTTTCATTGTACTAGTAATTAAGATGTGGATAGAATTCATCCGGCTTTGTGTCGGATGATGGTTGATTCAATATGTAAAAACAGAATGTAGCTGACTTTTGAAAACGTAGGCTACCTTTTCTTTTACAAAATAGTTAGTCGACCCAATAGCTAGACAGGATAACAATGAAATCAAAAAAGCGTATTTCTACGCAAAAAAAAGTTGGTCTAAAATGCAAAAAGCACCAGACTGATATCTGGTGCCTTTTGCACTTATTAACCTAAAGTCGTTCGTTATAGCCAACCGGAAAACTCGTCTATTCGGCGGGTTCTCAAAACTACTATTCTACCAGTACACCATACAACCACTACCCAATGGCACTCCGCTGGCGTACCGCTTCGTACAAAATCACGCCTGTTGCCACTGATACGTTCAACGAACCGACAGCGCCTAAAAGCGGAATTTTAACGTGCGTATCGACCATCTTGAGCAATTCGGGCGAGATACCGTCTTCTTCCGATCCCATAATAATTGCCATTGGGCCAGTCAAATCGGTGGTGCGTTCGTAGAGATCACGAGCTGATTTTTCGGTACAGGCTACTACCGTAATGCCTGACTGTTGTAAATATTTTACCGTTTCGGTCAGATCCGGTTCGCGGCAAACCGAAATATGGTTTAGTGCACCGGACGACGTTTTCATGGCGTCGGAGTTAATGGCCGCAGCCCCCCGACCGGGAATAACAATACATTGAATGCCCGTACATTCTGCCGTGCGGGCAATAGCCCCGAAGTTCCGAACATCGGTAATGCGGTCGAGTAGCAGAAAAAACGGTTGTTCGCCCCGCTCAAATACATCGGCAATTACATTCGACAGTTTGACATACTGTACCTGGGCAATGAGGCAAACGACACCCTGGTGATTTTTACGCGTAAACCGGTCAAGACGCTCGACGGGTACGCGCTGAATAGTGACACGTTTTTGAAAGGCAAGATTCTGGATATCGGGATTGCTCAGCCCCTTCTCCATATATAGTTTATCAATCTGCTGGTCGGACTTAAGCGTCTCGATAACTGACTGAATACCAAACACCATCTCCTCAGGTTCTGGCCGGAACTGTGGTTTTGACCCACCGGGCCGATGCCCACCAGGACGGGAATTAGTTGGGCGATTTACTCGCGAATTGTTCCGGTTCTCCATGCTTCGACAATCGGGTACCAAACAGGCTGATACTCAATGAAGCGCACCAGTTCGTAATGATCCTCGACAAATTGATTCGGTTTTTTTGTAAAGGTAAAGTTTACTTCCGAGACATTGGCCCGGCGATTATAAACCCACACTTCGCGCTCCCGGTTCCGCTGCACCCTGTCTGGGGCACCAAGCACAATATAGATCATGCCCTTATCGGTTTTCCAGCCTTCTTTATAACTCGTAAATAGGCGGTTGGCTTCTTCGACCCGGTCGAAATACGCTTTCAGGGTTTTTCGGGCTACCTCTTCATTACCCGACATTAAAC contains:
- a CDS encoding class I SAM-dependent methyltransferase, whose amino-acid sequence is MQPLDRFSGHADLYAQYRIDYPAELYDFILSVTSNRQTAWDCATGNGQVASALADIFDRVDATDISETQLILAVKKATIHYQTSQAEQTPFASQTFDLITVAQALHWFDVNAFHQEVRRVAKPGATIAEWGYGLVQAGQDLDGVMLDFYRNRIGPYWDPQRMHIDNRYATLPFPFADAQHATFTACRTWTVERFLNYLRTWSAVRQYIYENEEDPIIGLGEELQPLWGDGEREVQFPIFLRVGRVL
- a CDS encoding DUF3244 domain-containing protein, with the protein product MKANRLFPGYGTLFVLAISLLSSAVGKAQTVTSQQTPAELSSGFEAVVFPLSTRPSTIKVIFNNPTGGAVQVMIKDQEGNVFYDESESITQYRRSFDLTPLPEGNYTVVLKKHKENFTQEFAIKQPVIVQSQIALVNPPTQKKFDKRADKKLIVSQ
- the rlmB gene encoding 23S rRNA (guanosine(2251)-2'-O)-methyltransferase RlmB translates to MENRNNSRVNRPTNSRPGGHRPGGSKPQFRPEPEEMVFGIQSVIETLKSDQQIDKLYMEKGLSNPDIQNLAFQKRVTIQRVPVERLDRFTRKNHQGVVCLIAQVQYVKLSNVIADVFERGEQPFFLLLDRITDVRNFGAIARTAECTGIQCIVIPGRGAAAINSDAMKTSSGALNHISVCREPDLTETVKYLQQSGITVVACTEKSARDLYERTTDLTGPMAIIMGSEEDGISPELLKMVDTHVKIPLLGAVGSLNVSVATGVILYEAVRQRSAIG
- a CDS encoding c-type cytochrome; protein product: MKKIFGLLIASASLAVASIDAHAQAPSDIPAEMNTLMTKYTCIACHRPNQRLVGPAYADVAKKKYSTEEIVNLIYNPIPAHWPGYPPMAPMKQVPKEDAVKLATWINSLDGSPAKKAGSGKGKSKSKKA
- a CDS encoding DUF2157 domain-containing protein, which gives rise to MSPAEVLNELSKQGVLPPKQQAEIAEIERIKPFSLHWELRSMLYIGILLLSSGLGLLIYDNFDKIGQGALLTAIAVACIGSFYFAWKYRPEWTPAQTKSRSTFGDYALILACLLFLTLEGYAQYAYNVFGNRYGLVTLLPALLFLPLAYRFDHRGVLSMALTALISWVGVTVRPLDLYFKTNFFNQGTVLSAIGLGLLLIAVAIGLERKHIKPHFTYTYLTIAGNLLLVALLGGLFNFGESRLLYALALAVTCVAFDQYARRDRKFQRVDIADGSFLFLLMSTVYGYIGVTYLFFHYVRPQSDDAYYWYFILTGIALVYYLMSQLPKGNRTNESV
- a CDS encoding VRR-NUC domain-containing protein — protein: MIGRQKVILTPRYYLDNFRYVLDFVKRLYGNLLNDAERDFIQRFDALSVDAQCLYVRFSNRKGLFFRVNKLQYNEITDLPAAVGELILAGFVERLSAHHEIMGESALGIFTKPELLNLLPLEPEENRLLVKEKKESVVRYALHELDFAEIVISLTTHETVVRMNFEAEGMMVKYLFFGNRGSSMTEFVVRDLGMINFERYDESKFTARFRTRKEVEDKLLISLTNEEFYDLKETETPADDIYNWFLNWNETRPELTEIAIPGYQKLVCRVGAFLERQKLPDQALAVYELSDRVPARERRVRLLFKNGSIEEALALCDEIAVNPLNAEERYFANDFREKILGLSEKKRTRKATTRFLSDAESVNIPAAYRHHVEAGVMNYYLENDFDAAFTENYPWRGLFGLAFWDIIYDANVSAIHHPLQRAPSDFYLPDFYQKREDLLKKRLTELDTKDDWRRHTGRMFNAKYGITNVLVDWSDELLRLVQQMIELLDVEQLRLILLEMARNVREHTRGFPDLLVWNEQGEYDFVEVKSPTDHLGPQQLHWLEFFQTIGVRGKVVRIIWEL